From the Candidatus Eisenbacteria bacterium genome, the window CGCTGGATCGCCTGATCGGGGTGGCGGAAGCGATGGAAGCCCCGCTCTTCCCTGTCGACGGTCGCGTCGCGTCCAGGGTCCTTCTCGAAGCGCGATCCATGGGGGCCGGTTTCTCCGATCTCTATCTGGAGAAGAGGACGGTCACCAGCATGACCCTCTCGGACGGGAAGGTCGAATCGGTGGAGCAGGGGATCTTCGCCGGGGTCGGGGTCCGGGCGGTGCACGGAGATCGCACCGGGTACGCCTTCGCCGATTCGTTCGAGGAGGGGCCGCTCGTCGATGCCGCCCGCAACGCGGCGGCCATAGCCGCCAGCGCCAGCGCGGGCCTCGCCCCTATCATATTCCGAGCCGAGACGCCGACGCGGGTCGTGCGCTATCTCCGGCCGTTCGATGAGATCGGCCAGGATTCGAGGCTGGCGTGGCTCACGAGGGCTGATGCGGCGGCGAGGGGATTCGATCCCTCCATCCAGCAGGTCACGGTCACCTACACCGATGAGATGCTCCACTTCGCCGTCGTGAACTCGGAGGGGCTCTGGGTGGAGGATCATCTCCCGCTGCTCTACATGCGGGTCAACGTCAACGCCGCCAAGGATGGCCGGCGGGGGACGGGACAAGAGAGAGTCAGCCAGCGTCTCGGCGCGGAGCAGATGGACGATGACGCAGCAGGCAAGGCCGCCATCGAGGCGGCGCGGATGGCGGTCGCCATGTGCGATGCCCGGGAGGCTCCCGCTGGGGAGATGCCTGTCATCCTCGCCGCCGGCGGGGGCGTTCTCTTTCACGAAGCCGTGGGGCATGGTCTCGAGGGGGACACCGCGCGGCGCGGCAGCTCGTTCTACTCGGGGAAGGTCGGGCAGGTCGTGGCGTCGGAGCGCGTCTCGATCGTCGAGTATGCCGCCATGCCGGATCT encodes:
- a CDS encoding TldD/PmbA family protein produces the protein MISCEQPLRRRSFLKVVGGAAGLTLISPLDRLIGVAEAMEAPLFPVDGRVASRVLLEARSMGAGFSDLYLEKRTVTSMTLSDGKVESVEQGIFAGVGVRAVHGDRTGYAFADSFEEGPLVDAARNAAAIAASASAGLAPIIFRAETPTRVVRYLRPFDEIGQDSRLAWLTRADAAARGFDPSIQQVTVTYTDEMLHFAVVNSEGLWVEDHLPLLYMRVNVNAAKDGRRGTGQERVSQRLGAEQMDDDAAGKAAIEAARMAVAMCDAREAPAGEMPVILAAGGGVLFHEAVGHGLEGDTARRGSSFYSGKVGQVVASERVSIVEYAAMPDLRGSYNVDDEGTVPIESTLIARGVLRGFITDRISAQALDTVRTGNGRRQSYRFPPLVRMSNTYLPNGIDPVDEMIKETKSGLYAKSLGGGEVDIATGNFTFGVLEGYLIEDGRIGSPVRGATLVGSGPEIMKRIDRVGPDIKFWPGTCGKGQWVPVSSGAPTLRISSMTVGGSAES